atcagctgttcgatttcacttaccagcatgtcaactgagccaggatcacagtcaaatggattgggaagtaggtcccaaagtgctcttccaagcgttggaggtgagcagtcatcacttGTGTGGGACACGTGCTGATGTGGTATTCGGTTAGAAACATGCATAGCCGAGGGAAGGGGGCATGGTTCGCTTTTGGAAGACTCCCTCCAATAATAATAATTTCCTCTAAATCCACTGATTCGGTCACTCATCTGAAtaatgtttttgtatttcccttgcatgcttgcgttcagttcgttcagtttctcaaatatgtctgttacataggcaaggagacacattttcttttcattacacagaaagtcaaccaagTCAGTTTCTTTTACATCCATTatgaatgacaacagttcctctctcaatgcgaaaaatctttccaacaccccccctcgataaccaccaagTCTCGGcgtgtgaaatagaacattgtcatgctctgatcccattTCCCCACATGGTTTTTGCTAACAGGCGTGCGCGAAGTGGATGGTTTGATGTACTTTATCTCTgagttctgtgctcagctcttttgccgccAGTTGCTCTCTGTGTATCATAGAATGCGTCATGGCAGAGGGAgacattcataactagagtgcagaggcctgcccgccatagatggagccccatctgtgcaaaagcccaccatttGATCCCATGGAATCAGTTTTTCTGTCAATATAGCCCCACATATATAGCtaacaaaagtcaatgcatgggcatcaCAGCCCGcacagctaacgtccatttggagagcataagctgAGGAGttttgagtcgttcagtcagtttcctcttgattgctagcaatagcaTAAATTCTTAGTTTAACAGTATTATCTGACAAAggtaggtcccgtgtagctcatttggtagagcatggcgcttgcaatgccagggttgtgggttcgattcccacggggggccagtatgaaaatgtatgcactcactaactgtaactcgctctggataagagcgtctgctaaatgacttaaaatgtaaatgtattgatgtgatttctgtgcctctgcctcccaACACATTGTTTTCACCTTATCAATTGCAGCCAGTAttatcaaagtctctgcaatagtgtgcGGTTTCATAGCATAGTGGGCCTAGACATTCACTGTGGGAATGATTTTAAAGTGCAACGGTCAAGTGCGGCCTTTTCCAATGATCTAAGGGTGCTCTCTGGTTGAATTCTATCTTTTAGATTtgaatcattttcatttagatttttaaggtGAACCGCATTACAATGATTTTGCGATACAAAGACGATATTataatataaaaatattttttgggtatatattttttctttaggATTTTGGAAATTCTCCCGTGACCCCGTTTTCATGTCAgggacccctagtttgggaaccgctgcaTTACACATAACAGTCATTGGAAGAAGGCATCTTCTGTTGGGGGGAGTTGTTAAGATCCCCGTCACTCGGCGTGAACATCAACACTCATCTCTTGCGGTACGGTTCTGGAAGCATAGGGACCtcatctttcatatcagcgataaATAAATTGATGCACACCTTgatacggttagggttagggttcccacatggccatatttccatgttacagcgcttgtttacggaaaacaCATGAGCCCGCCGTGGGAGACGCTAATGGCAGAGAACTGTAGGCAGAAGGCAGAATGGCGCCTAGAGATTTGGAGCTAGGCCTTCCCAGTCCTTACCACATCATCTTCATTCATTCATTCGTTCATTCGTTCATCCTTTTCTCAGGTTGGACCATGCCAATCCAATCCTTCTCCTTTCCACTGCCTGAGACGAGGTTCTTCCAGGCTGGACAACATGTCTACAAGTTCAAGATCAGGGGAGGCAACaactgcaggtgtgtgtgtgtgtgtgtgtgtgtgtgtgtgtgtgtgtgtgtgtgtgtgtgtgtgtgtgtgtgtgtgtgtgtgacacctaGGCTGATTAGTGGACTTTATATTTCCACAGTGAAGTGAAGGTGATAGGAGAAGAGTTTGTCAATCAGGAATTAGAGGTAAGTCACTTTGTCATTCATCTATGCATTCATTAATCAATTCTTCCATCCTTTCATCCATTAATTAATTCATATATTAatgaattcattcattcatccctccatccatccttttATTTAGCTCATCcatgtttctctctccctgtagaaTGCCATCAGAGCGGTGCTAGCCAACCTGGACTGTCTCCAGCCCTTCACTACCACACATTTCACTGTATACCCCTGTATCCTTCCTCAGACacaccagtgtttcccctatattcatttagcagttTTCGGGATTGTAAATCGTTTCCATTGTAAACTTcaacgactaaaaccagatataaagtatgtagaaaagatcatggacctatatatttttaAGAATATCTTTTGAGAAATAGCAACCACctaaataaaaagcagacagtcagggagaatataAAATCCAAAAAATGTCATGGCACGAGGCCCCCATTTTGTTAtagtgtttgagtcactcaaatagcATAAGAACACAGCATAAGTCATGGCGTGAAGTtagctttaaaacggcaacattttgTCACTGCGGCCAAGAGGAGGGCCTCTAAAACTTTCTGTGCCCCCCGGACCCCCCTAGCAAAAGGACACCAACCCCCAACGCAAACTTTGCCACCCCTGCTGAAataaatcctaggggaaacactacacacacacacacacacacacacacacacacacacacactggactgtcTCCTCACACACTGATCTAAAAGAGCAACGGGCTGTTGCTCTATTTTACAGTCCACGATTTATTTACATTAGTTTGCGTTTTGTAATAGATGCAGAACTTATATGCAAACTTAGTGTTACCCTAGGCAATGCCAAGTTATCTCAATGACTTGGTAAATAAGTTGGCGTTAACTTGGCGTTGCCCAGGGTATCTCAGTAAATATTTGGTAAATACCAGGTGACTGtcagtggttgttgttgttgttgttgttgttgttcttgaCGTTGCTGACTGACCAGACAAGAGTAAGTGGAAGAGAGTGTCCAAGTTTAAATTTGAGAAGCTGTCGGGAGAGAAGCTGTCTGCTTACCCCTACCTAATCACTGTGTACCTCgagaataacacacacactggtgagTACCTgtactcaccacacacacacacacacacacacacacacacacacacacacacacaggtgagttTACATCTTACCTTTTCTTTTCTTTCAGTAATGTGTGTGGAAGAGTGCTGGACACCAGTGAGTACTATTCTCTGTTCTATGATCACTACACCATGAATTAGACAAGTTAAAGTGTTGTCAGTGTTCAACTCTGAAGCTCATGTAGGTTTgtggcagacctgggttcaaatactatttgaaataatttcattgATTTTATCTGTGcggattgagcttgcctggcattctaggcaggctaaagcaaaagCTATTTAAAAGATttcgaatagtatttgaacccaggtctggttcaTGGTGCAGGTGAGAGCAGCAGAAcctgtccctctccttcctcccagtCCTCCTGAGCCCCAGACCAAGCGCAGTAAGACAAGACCGCCACATGGGGGCACCCTAGCACAGCAGCAAAGAGACACAGACTGTCTCACCATGCAGGGACCACAGTCACAGATacgtcagtgagtgtgtgtgtgtgtgtgtccttttgtCTTCCTTCCTGCCTGCTGCCCtacctcacacacacgcacacacacacacacacacacacacacacacactccagtcacacacacaccagtcattCAGTTATGAAACAGTCAGACGGTGTGGCAAGAGAATCGGGCATCATCTCAATCAGCCTGTCAGTCAGAGCAGCGGGCCGACAATAATGATTTAGCTTCATACACAAATGCACACTccactctcgcacacacacacacagacacaacacacagttTGTTGAGGCAGAAGTAAGCAGGTTAAACGAGACACTGAGAATATAAATCAGACGGCTAATTTAAACCCCTTTTAATGTCGATGTCCGCGGAAATCTAATTGGCataataaagaaatccccatcaGAATCTGTCCGTTTAAGCTACAGATATCAGTTGGGctcatgggctgcgtctcaatccaccacatccgctgatgtcggccttctgcatctgcagtggaaggtggcagagctacggCTGTGTTTGTCACACGATGAGACACCCCCGAAAACCGGTCTTCTCAAGAAAACGTCTGTAGTGttcgaacggtttggcctaaacACTGATATGACCCCTtctatggaaag
This genomic stretch from Coregonus clupeaformis isolate EN_2021a unplaced genomic scaffold, ASM2061545v1 scaf0514, whole genome shotgun sequence harbors:
- the LOC121554216 gene encoding membrane-anchored junction protein isoform X2, whose amino-acid sequence is MPIQSFSFPLPETRFFQAGQHVYKFKIRGGNNCSEVKVIGEEFVNQELENAIRAVLANLDCLQPFTTTHFTVYPYKSKWKRVSKFKFEKLSGEKLSAYPYLITVYLENNTHTVMCVEECWTPVRAAEPVPLLPPSPPEPQTKRSKTRPPHGGTLAQQQRDTDCLTMQGPQSQIRHECLRPGETEAKNGDGKAVCVVSGSQTQSTVGSSVTGGSETMEVSGGHGEEEVHPGTVEEGDPEELDPDPRSGLLARLASQVFPFSMFFRES